The genomic segment TAAATGATAAGTACTGAAGATATTATTAAAATAGCTAGCTATTTTACTGTTATAGCTCATACTCCTGGAAGACTAAGAGTAAGAGTAAATCCAAAGATTAAAAATGAAAGTGGAAATATCACTTTAGAAGATATTGAAAACTTACCACAAAAGATTGATGGAATAAACAGTATAAAAGTTAAGAAGATAATAGCTTCTGTAACTATCACTTATGACCCAACTGTTTTTCCTCCTAATCTATGGGATGATTTAATAGCAAATAGAAACTTAAGTGAAATCACAGAGTTAATAAATAGTTTAGCAAAGGAGGTTGTGTAATTGCCAGCAAATTTAGATGAGGCTTTATTAATAAGCCAAAGAATAGATGTAAATGATCCTCAACCAATAATTTCTCAAGCACTTAGAATTGCAATTTATGATGAGTGTAAAGCATATGAAGCATATGTAAGAATAATCGAGAAGTTTGGTTTAGTTCAACCTTTTGTACATATAAAAGAGTCTGAAGCTAGGCATTACCAAGCTTTAATCTTTTTATTACAAAAGTATAATGTGGAAGTGCCAGTTAATGATTGGCATTTAAAAATTGAAGCACCAAATAGTTTTGTTGAAGCTTGTGAATTAGGTGTGGCAAGTGAGATTCAAAATATCGCTATGTATGATAATCTTTTAACTCATGTTCAAGAAGCAGACATAAGAGATGTTTTCTATCAACTACAAGCACACTCATACAACAATCATTTACCAGCTTTTAGAAACTGTATTTTAAATCATTACTCAACAGCAAATGATGTGCAAGGTTTTAACCAAGAACAAGTAATGGAAAAAATTGGTGAGTATCAAATGATATTAGAAGATATGTTAAATGGAAACATGGATGAAACAAAATTAACAAACCTATTTTCTAAATTAAATCTTTCAATGCTTTCAGGAGCAGCACTAGGTGCAGCAGGGGTTGCATTTTTTAATGACTACATGAATAAAAAAGATAAGGAGTAAGTCATGGCTTTACCATTTGTATTAGGAATAGCAGTAGGAGCAGGGGCAGTATATGCTTTTACAAAATCAGATAAGTTAAAAGAAAAAGCAACATCACTATTTTCAAAATCAAAGGATGTAGCTAATACTTCAATCGAAAAAAGTAAAGAGACTGTTGATGAGGTAAAAGATACTATCAACGCAACAGCTGCTTGTATTAAAGAGAAAAAAGAGCAGCAAAAGTTAGAGAAAGAAAATAATAAAGAAAAAGAAGAGGACTTTAAATAATGAACCAACCTTTAATTAATAATCCATCAAATCCTGTTTTAAGAAGTGTAATAATTGGAGCAATCGCTTCAGCTGTTGCATCAAGTACTATTAATATGAGAAAAGTTAAAAATGAAGAAATTACTACAAAAGAAGCAGTAAAAGATACTTTAAAAAGAACTTCTCAAGGAGCAATTGCAACAGGAGCTGCTGTTGCTACTGCTGATTATTTATCTCAAAAGGGTGGATTCTTTAAAGCAATGACTACTATTTCTATTGGAATGGCAGGAATTTATGCATTAGAAGTTTTAGATGATAAACTAAATAAACCTAGTGAAGATGAGTGTTGTGAAGAAGCAACATTAATTGCAAAGGAGCAATAGATGAATCAAAATGGAAATCAAAACCCACAAAATATGAATGTAAATCAAAATCAAATGAATAATATGAATCAACAAAATATGTATGACCCAAATATTGATAATACAAGAGTTGGAGCAACTCCTTCTATGAATATAAATCAAAATCCATATATTAATCAAAATCAACAGTTTGGAAACCCTCAACAAAACCCACAAAATCAAGGACTATTTAATAACTCTGATTTTGTAAAAGGTGCTTTAGTTGGAGCAGCTGTAACTTTTCTATTAACAAATAAAGGTGCTCAAGAGACTATTATGAAAGCAGCTTCAAAAGGAACTGAACTATTTCAAGCTGGAATGGAAGAGTTAAAAGAGCGATATGAAGATGCAAAAGCACAAATGGAAGCAAACCAAAACCAATAGTTATGAGTAATAAATTTAAAATAGTACACCAAACTAATTCAAGGGTTAGATACAAATACTCTTTACTAGATGATAAATATATTGATGAAAATATATTAAAAAAAGATTTAGAGAAATTAGAAGGTGTAGAAAGTGTAAGAGTTAATAAGTTAGCAAAAAGTGTTGTTGTTAACTTTGAAGATTCTAAAGTTTTAGAAACAGTAGAAAAGAGATTAAAAGATTTAACTCTTGATGATTTATTAGAATCATGTAAAAACGAAGCTGTATGTGTTTCTTGCGTTAGTGATGAAGACCCTAGCATAAAAGGAATTGTACGAGCTAGTTCTGCTTTACTGGCAGAAAGATTTACAAAAAATGATTTAATAAAAGCTACAGTTTCTTCTGTTGCTGCAGCACCTTTATTAATTGAAGGAAGTAAAGAACTTTTTGAGGAAGGACTTACTTCAAAAGTATTAGAAAGTGCAGCAGTTGGTATCTCTTTATATAGAAAAGATTATTTAGCTGCTAACTCTACAAATGCTATGTTAGAGCTTGGTGAATATATCGAAGAAACAACTGTTCATAAAAGTGATGATTTATTAAAAGAACTTGCTAAACCAAATGTTGAAGAAGCATGGATTGAAAAAGAAGTTGATGGCAAAATCACAGAAGTTTTAGTTAAAAGTAGTGAAATTAAAACTGGTGATGTAGTAGTTGTAGGAGTTGGAAATACAATTGCAGTTGATGGTCATATTTTAGATGGAAGTGCAAGTGTAAATGAAGTTTCTATGACTGGTGAAGCTGAACCTGTAATTAAAAGAAGAGGAGATAGAGTTATCTCTGGAACTATTATTGAAGATGGTAGATTACGAGTTTGGGCTGAATATGTTGGAGCTGATACTGCAACACAAAGAATTAAGCACTATATAGAAAACTCATTAAATGAAAAGTCTTCAGTGCAGTTAAAAGCTACAAAACTAGCTGATAAGTTAGTTCCTGTAACACTTGGACTTGCTGGTACTTCATATGTTCTTACAAGAGATTTTGAAAGAACAGCATCTATTTTACAAGCAGATTATTCTTGTGCTTTAAAACTTGCTACTCCTGTTGCTTTTAAAACAACGATTTCAAAAGCAGGGCACAATGGTATTATGATTAAAGGTGCAAAATCTATTGAGTCATTAAATAGTGCAGATACTTTTGTTTTTGATAAGACTGGAACTTTAACTGAAGGAGAGCTTGAAGTTATCTCTGTAGAGTCTTATGATGATGAGTGGACTGAAGAGGATGTTTTAAATCTTACTGCTTCAACTGAAGAACACTATTTCCATCCTGTTGCTGAAGCTGTTGTAAAAGCGGCAAAAGAGAAAGGTTTTGTTCATATGCACCATGAAGAGGTTGAGTTTATTGTAGCCCATGGTGTAAAAACAGAAGTTGATGGAAAACAAGTTGTTATTGGAAGTAGACACTTTTTAGAAGATGATGAAAAAATTGATTTTGGAAATGCAAAATCAAGAATTCAAAAATCACTAGACAATGGAAAGACACTTCTTTACATAGGGTTTGATGGAAAACTTCTTGGAACAATCTCTTTAGCAGATAATTTAAGAAAAAATGCAAAATCTTCTATTAAAAGATTAAGAGAACTTGGTGTTAAAAATATTGTAATGCTAACAGGTGATACTAAGAAAAAAGCTTCAATGATAGCTCAAGAACTTGATATCGATGAAGTTAGAGCAGAACTTTTACCAACTGACAAAGCACGAATTGTAAAAGAGCTTATGGATCAAGGAAAAAAAGTTGCATTCGTTGGTGATGGTATTAATGATGCTCCTGCACTTATCTCTTCTCATGTTGGTATTTCTATGAGTAGGGGAGCTGATATAGCAAAAGCGACAGCTGATGTAAGTTTATTAAAAGATGATATTTCAGCAGTTGTAGAAGCAAAAGAGTTAGCAAATAATACAATGAAGTTAATTAACAACAACTTCAATGCAACAGTAGGGATTAACTCAGCTATTTTAGCTGGAGCTACTTTTGGATTATTTTCTCCAATACAAACAGCAGTACTTCATAATGGTACTACTATAGGTTTACTTTTAAACTCAATTAGAGGTGTAAAAGTAAATAAATAAAAGTAGAAGTTTTCTTCTACTTTTAACTATCTTTAGAAATTTTCATTAAATTTACATACCAATCTTCATCAACTGTTTCCAAATCAATACTTGATAGAACTATCTCTAAATTATATGCATCATTTACATTTAACTCTTCAATGAATTCTTCTGGAATAAATAGTGCTTCTGTGCAGTAACTAAATAGTTGTTCTTCGCATTGGATATCTTCCATACCCCAACCATCTTCAAAATCACTTACTACAAAATATCTTTCTGGTTCAACTTTACTCTTCAAGTATATCCTTTCTTTTTTGGTTTATTTAAAAATTTCTTGATCAATTTTTTCAAAGTTTTTGTCAAAAATTGCGACATGATAGCTTTTCTCATCTGTATATCTTATTAGGTAATATTTAGGATTTGAAATAAGTTGCAATCTCATTGTTTTATAATCAAAATTATCTAGCTGTAATGCCCTAAAATCTAAGGTTTTGTAATCTATTAAATAAAATTTGTTATTTTTTGAAATTGCAAATCCTGCAAGCTTTTGTTGTCTATTTTCACTTATTTTTATATGTTTTATTTCAATGTTTTCAGGATAAACAACTTCTTTTAGATATATTTTATTATCAGCTTTATTTATTTTAAAAAGTTTATCTTTTGCATCAAGAAAAAAGTAGCCTAAATCAAATGGTTTTAGATTTGTTGCTTTTCCCCAAATATTTTTTATAGGAAATGAAACATTATGTTTATCTACTAGGTTTTTGATTTTATCAGTAAGAGCTAAATCTAATTTTTCTTCAAAGTTATATACTCTTATCTCTTTGTCTTTAAACAAAATAAACTCTTCAGGAAATCTAATCATTCCTATATTGCTTATTGGATTTATAAATGGAAAGAAGTCTAGTTCTTGTTTTTTTAGCTCTTTTGGTTTATATGAAAAACTTAATCTTGATTCTTTGATAGTTTTTTTATCAAAACTTTCATTATCAATTATAATAGGAAGCTTTTTTTGAATATCAAGATTTCTCCAATAAACAAAAGGTAAATAAGACTCATATGTTTCTCTATCAAAGCTTCCTTTGTTTTTTATTCCATACTTAAAGTGATGGCCTCCAAAGTTTTTTTGATAAACAAACTCTTTTTTAATGGGAGAATAAAAGATATAGTATTTATTTGAACTTTGTTTATATTTATTTATATAAGTATTGTATGCAAAATATGAAACAAGTAAAAAAGATACAAGAAGTAAGAGTTTAAATAGCTTACTTTTTACTCTTTGCTCTTTTATACTATAAAAACTATCTAATGTAATAAAGAACATTGAAATTAGTAAAACAAGCCAAAATAAATCAAATGAGTTATATATATTCTTGTGAAAGATTACACTTATAAATAGCGTAATAAATAGTTTTAACATACTAAAAGAAGTTTGTCTTTCAATAATTGTTGCACTTATTCCAAGGTATAAAATTATAGAAGAGAGTAGATAAAAACCTAAGTCTTTTAGTGCTATAAAAATCAGTTCATATGGATAATAATTTAATAAAATAAAATAACTTGAAATAGTAAAAAGTGTGCAAACTGCTAAGAGATAGAAAAAGCCTACAAATAGGTGCATAAATAAAGATTTATGCATATCAATAGGAAGATGAATCATAATTTTTATTTTCTTCCCCATTTTCTCAGGTATAAACTGAAAACAAGATATTAAAATAGCAGTTACATAAAATAGGTATGAAAAGTACTGATATGGCTTTTGTTCTAAAGTAATAAATCTATACCACATCATAGACTTTGGTTCTATAGTTGAAAAAAGAAAGTCTATTTTAAACCAAAAGTATGCCAACACAAATATACTAAGGACAAACATAGAAAGTACTAGATATTTAATTTTTAGCCACTCTTTTTTTACAATGGAATAAATCATTTTAATACTTTCCTACAAAACCTAAGAATTTATCCTCAAAGCTGGTTTGAATCTCTTTTAGGTTTTCAAACTTTTCAAAACTATATATTTTCTTTTTGCCTTTAAACTCTTCTATTCTATGAATTTGTGATTTATCTATCTTCTCATCTTCAATCTCATAACATCTAAATTTATCTATAAAGTTTGACATTTTATCTTGATAAACATCTCCACCTTTTTGTACTATTGCAATATCATCAATTAAATCTACTAAATCTTTCATTACATGAGAAGTTATTAAGACAGTTACTTTTTTTTCTTTTATATACTCTTTTAAGTAATCAATAAAAAGTCTTCTATATCCTGCATCTAATCCCATAGAGTAGTCATCAAGTATTAGAAGTTTTGCATTTTGTGCAAAGAGAGTTCCTAGTACTACTTGAGATTTTTGACCAAAAGAGAGAGTTGAAACTTTTTGTTCATAAGATAGATTCATTAAATCAATTAACTCATAAAATATATTTTTATCCCAGTTTTCATAAAAAGAGGAATAAAACTCTTCATTTTGTTTAATAGTCATAAAGTCATAAGCTATAAAACCTTCATGAAGTAGGGCAATTTTCTTTTTTGTTTCAGAGGACAAACTATGGGAAAACTCATTAAGGATAGAGCATGTTCCTTCTTTTGGTTTTATATAACCCATTAAGATATTAATTAAGGTAGACTTTCCTACTCCATTTTTCCCTAAAATGCCATAAACAGAACCTTCTTTTATGGAAAGGTTCAGATTAGTGTAAATTGTTTTATTCTCATATTTATGAGATAGATTTTCTATTTTAATAATTTCTTCTTGCAAATATTAGCCTAAATATAAATTATAATTTTAATAATTGGTATCAATTATAGTGATAAAAAGATTAAAAATTGATTATTTATTAAACATAATAAAGATATAATAATTTTATAACTTACTAAAATGAGAGAGAAATGAAATCAAAATATAAAGTAGTATTTTTAATCACAAGTTTATTAATTGTTTTATCAATTTCCATCTCTTTTTTAAACTATGCAATCTCTTTTTCTTCTGTTCAAAAACAATTAAAAAGTCAAGTTTTACCTCTTTCTTTAGATAATATTTATTCTGATATTCAAAAATATATAATAAAACCACATTTACTCTCTTCTACTATGGCAAATAATAGTTTTTTAAAGGATTGGTTAAAAGAAGAACAAGATATATCTAAGATAAAAAAATATTTACTCACAACAAGAAAAGAGTATGCTTTATTTAATACTTTTCTTGTTTCTGCAAAAACAAAAAACTATTATTCACAAGAAGGTCTTTTAGAAGTTTTAAAAGAGGAAAACCCTTTAAATGAGTGGTATTTTGATTTTATAAAAAGTGACAAAAAACATGAGATAAATTTAGATTTGAATAAGTTTATGTCAAATAATTTAATTATGTTTATAAACTATAAAATCTTTGATGAAAACTCAAAGCTTCTAGGAGTAACTGGTGTTGCTCTTAAAACATCTTATATAAATGACATACTAAAAACATTTAGAACCCATAATCACTTTATTGTGAGTTTTTATAACAAAAATGGTGAAATTGTTCTATCAGAAAGAAATATAAACTATGACTATATATCATACGAAAAAGATAATATGGAGAGCTTTAAAGAGAAACTTTTAAGTAAAGAGTCTTCTATTATTGAGTATGAAAAAGATGGCGATACTTATCTGCTTAATTCTAGATATATTCCTGAATTAGATTTATATTTAACCGTTGAGGCAAATCTAAAAGATTTTACCTATAAGGTTACAAATGTCTTATACTTTAATATATTTGCTTCTTTATTAATTACATCTGTAATAGCATTTTTAGTTTATCTAATAATTAAAAACTATAGTAAAAAGTTAGAGTTTTTATCACATAATGATGCTTTAACGAAAATCTCAAACAGAAGAGATTTTGAGTTTAAGCTTAATACTCATTTTAATCTGATGAAAAGAAAAAGAAATGATATTTGTTTGATTTTTATAGATATAGATAACTTTAAAGAGATAAACGACAAATTAGGTCATCATGTTGGTGATAGAATCTTAGTTCAATTCTCAAAGATATTAAAATCAGAGATTAGAAAAACTGATTTATTAGCAAGATGGGGAGGAGAAGAGTTTCTTATTTCTCTTATTGATTCAAGTGTTTCTGATACTAAATTTTTAGCAGAAAAATTAAGAGTTCTTATTGAGAGTGATACAAAGTTAAATAAAATAGCTAAGACTCATGTAACAGCAAGTTTTGGTGTAACAAAACTAGAAGAAGATGATACGATAGATGAAGCTATATCAAGAGCTGATAAAGCTATGTATCTATCTAAAAATCACGGAAAGAATCAAGTTTCAATATTATAAGAGTTTTTATCAAGATAAGAGACTAAGACATTTTTACCTTCTTCTTTTGCTTTTGCTAAAGCATCGTAAGTTTTACTAAGTAAAGTGTCTAAGTTATCTTGTGGATTATCAATAGTTGAAAGCCCAATACTTGTAGTTATAGTAACTTCTTTACCTTCATACTCAAAGCTCATGTCTCTTGTCTCTTCAAGAAGTCTTTTTGCAAGAATTTGAGAGTCTTCTAGTGAAGTCATAGGCAGAAGTAAAATAAACTCTTCTCCACTATATCTTGCTAAGATATCCGAATCCCTAATACTAGTTTTTAATAAGTTGGCAAAACTTTTTATAATAGTATCTCCAAATGTATGAGAACAAGACTCATTAATATTTGATAGTCCATCAATGTCTAATACCATAAATGTAAGGCAACTATCATATCTATGAGCTAAAGAGATAGCTTTATTTGCGTGATCATTTAGGTATCTTCTATTTCCTACACCTGTTAAAGTATCATCAAAAGCTAACGTTTTAAGTTTAGTATTTGCACCTTCTAGTTCTTCACTTTTTTGAACTAAAAGAGAGTCAAGGTCTTGATTTAATTTTTCAAGTCGTTGTTTTGCAAGTTTTAATTCTGTAATCTCCCTTGAGATACCTATTACTCTTTTTTCTCCACTATCTTTATCATTTATTGGAATAATCATAGTGTTGTAATATCTATCTTCCCCATCAATACTTACTGTCTCTTCTTCCATGATAGGTTTGTTTTCTTCAAGACACTTTAAATACTTTT from the Arcobacter sp. F155 genome contains:
- a CDS encoding heavy metal translocating P-type ATPase, coding for MSNKFKIVHQTNSRVRYKYSLLDDKYIDENILKKDLEKLEGVESVRVNKLAKSVVVNFEDSKVLETVEKRLKDLTLDDLLESCKNEAVCVSCVSDEDPSIKGIVRASSALLAERFTKNDLIKATVSSVAAAPLLIEGSKELFEEGLTSKVLESAAVGISLYRKDYLAANSTNAMLELGEYIEETTVHKSDDLLKELAKPNVEEAWIEKEVDGKITEVLVKSSEIKTGDVVVVGVGNTIAVDGHILDGSASVNEVSMTGEAEPVIKRRGDRVISGTIIEDGRLRVWAEYVGADTATQRIKHYIENSLNEKSSVQLKATKLADKLVPVTLGLAGTSYVLTRDFERTASILQADYSCALKLATPVAFKTTISKAGHNGIMIKGAKSIESLNSADTFVFDKTGTLTEGELEVISVESYDDEWTEEDVLNLTASTEEHYFHPVAEAVVKAAKEKGFVHMHHEEVEFIVAHGVKTEVDGKQVVIGSRHFLEDDEKIDFGNAKSRIQKSLDNGKTLLYIGFDGKLLGTISLADNLRKNAKSSIKRLRELGVKNIVMLTGDTKKKASMIAQELDIDEVRAELLPTDKARIVKELMDQGKKVAFVGDGINDAPALISSHVGISMSRGADIAKATADVSLLKDDISAVVEAKELANNTMKLINNNFNATVGINSAILAGATFGLFSPIQTAVLHNGTTIGLLLNSIRGVKVNK
- a CDS encoding HMA2 domain-containing protein, whose protein sequence is MISTEDIIKIASYFTVIAHTPGRLRVRVNPKIKNESGNITLEDIENLPQKIDGINSIKVKKIIASVTITYDPTVFPPNLWDDLIANRNLSEITELINSLAKEVV
- a CDS encoding sensor domain-containing diguanylate cyclase, translating into MKSKYKVVFLITSLLIVLSISISFLNYAISFSSVQKQLKSQVLPLSLDNIYSDIQKYIIKPHLLSSTMANNSFLKDWLKEEQDISKIKKYLLTTRKEYALFNTFLVSAKTKNYYSQEGLLEVLKEENPLNEWYFDFIKSDKKHEINLDLNKFMSNNLIMFINYKIFDENSKLLGVTGVALKTSYINDILKTFRTHNHFIVSFYNKNGEIVLSERNINYDYISYEKDNMESFKEKLLSKESSIIEYEKDGDTYLLNSRYIPELDLYLTVEANLKDFTYKVTNVLYFNIFASLLITSVIAFLVYLIIKNYSKKLEFLSHNDALTKISNRRDFEFKLNTHFNLMKRKRNDICLIFIDIDNFKEINDKLGHHVGDRILVQFSKILKSEIRKTDLLARWGGEEFLISLIDSSVSDTKFLAEKLRVLIESDTKLNKIAKTHVTASFGVTKLEEDDTIDEAISRADKAMYLSKNHGKNQVSIL
- a CDS encoding DUF2202 domain-containing protein yields the protein MPANLDEALLISQRIDVNDPQPIISQALRIAIYDECKAYEAYVRIIEKFGLVQPFVHIKESEARHYQALIFLLQKYNVEVPVNDWHLKIEAPNSFVEACELGVASEIQNIAMYDNLLTHVQEADIRDVFYQLQAHSYNNHLPAFRNCILNHYSTANDVQGFNQEQVMEKIGEYQMILEDMLNGNMDETKLTNLFSKLNLSMLSGAALGAAGVAFFNDYMNKKDKE
- a CDS encoding ATP-binding cassette domain-containing protein; this encodes MQEEIIKIENLSHKYENKTIYTNLNLSIKEGSVYGILGKNGVGKSTLINILMGYIKPKEGTCSILNEFSHSLSSETKKKIALLHEGFIAYDFMTIKQNEEFYSSFYENWDKNIFYELIDLMNLSYEQKVSTLSFGQKSQVVLGTLFAQNAKLLILDDYSMGLDAGYRRLFIDYLKEYIKEKKVTVLITSHVMKDLVDLIDDIAIVQKGGDVYQDKMSNFIDKFRCYEIEDEKIDKSQIHRIEEFKGKKKIYSFEKFENLKEIQTSFEDKFLGFVGKY
- a CDS encoding GGDEF domain-containing protein — translated: MDTISKLEKGKLDLFEHFWSNSKDNMFLATLDKDGDFIAEEMNPSQMQNLGQTEQIINKKLKEFLGEENACFLEEKYLKCLEENKPIMEEETVSIDGEDRYYNTMIIPINDKDSGEKRVIGISREITELKLAKQRLEKLNQDLDSLLVQKSEELEGANTKLKTLAFDDTLTGVGNRRYLNDHANKAISLAHRYDSCLTFMVLDIDGLSNINESCSHTFGDTIIKSFANLLKTSIRDSDILARYSGEEFILLLPMTSLEDSQILAKRLLEETRDMSFEYEGKEVTITTSIGLSTIDNPQDNLDTLLSKTYDALAKAKEEGKNVLVSYLDKNSYNIET
- a CDS encoding DUF4857 domain-containing protein, with the translated sequence MIYSIVKKEWLKIKYLVLSMFVLSIFVLAYFWFKIDFLFSTIEPKSMMWYRFITLEQKPYQYFSYLFYVTAILISCFQFIPEKMGKKIKIMIHLPIDMHKSLFMHLFVGFFYLLAVCTLFTISSYFILLNYYPYELIFIALKDLGFYLLSSIILYLGISATIIERQTSFSMLKLFITLFISVIFHKNIYNSFDLFWLVLLISMFFITLDSFYSIKEQRVKSKLFKLLLLVSFLLVSYFAYNTYINKYKQSSNKYYIFYSPIKKEFVYQKNFGGHHFKYGIKNKGSFDRETYESYLPFVYWRNLDIQKKLPIIIDNESFDKKTIKESRLSFSYKPKELKKQELDFFPFINPISNIGMIRFPEEFILFKDKEIRVYNFEEKLDLALTDKIKNLVDKHNVSFPIKNIWGKATNLKPFDLGYFFLDAKDKLFKINKADNKIYLKEVVYPENIEIKHIKISENRQQKLAGFAISKNNKFYLIDYKTLDFRALQLDNFDYKTMRLQLISNPKYYLIRYTDEKSYHVAIFDKNFEKIDQEIFK
- a CDS encoding YtxH domain-containing protein encodes the protein MNQNGNQNPQNMNVNQNQMNNMNQQNMYDPNIDNTRVGATPSMNINQNPYINQNQQFGNPQQNPQNQGLFNNSDFVKGALVGAAVTFLLTNKGAQETIMKAASKGTELFQAGMEELKERYEDAKAQMEANQNQ